A genomic window from Companilactobacillus alimentarius DSM 20249 includes:
- the rpoC gene encoding DNA-directed RNA polymerase subunit beta': protein MIDVNKFDSMQIGLASSDKIRSWSYGEVKKPETINYRTLKPEKDGLFDERIFGPTKDWECACGKYKRIRYKGIVCDRCGVEVTRSKVRRERMAHIELAAPVSHIWYFKGIPSRMGLVLDMSPRNLEEVIYFASYVVIDPGDTDLEKKQLLTETEYRKKREEFGKKFVAEMGAEGIRDLLRQVDMDAEVKDLREKLKTVQGQKRTRAIRRLDILSAFQKSGNKPEWMIMEAIPVIPPDLRPMVQLEGGRFATSDLNDLYRRVINRNNRLKRLLDLNAPNIIVQNEKRMLQEAVDALIDNGRRGRPVTGPGNRPLKSLSHMLKGKQGRFRQNLLGKRVDYSGRSVIDVGPTLKFYQCGLPREMALELFKPFVMHELVKREIASNVKNARRKIDRQDDDIWDVLEDVIKERPVLLNRAPTLHRLGIQAFEPVLVDGKSIRLHPLACEAYNADFDGDQMAIHVPLSDEAQAEARMLMLAAHHILAPKDGKPIVTPSQDVVLGNYYLTIETRHMTGEGKIFKDSNEVQTALLNGDIHYHTRIGIAVDSMPNKPFKDEQRDKVMITSVGKVIFNEILPEDFPYLNEPTDDNLKNGVPDKYFLGKGEDINKRLDDMDLVDPLKSGYLSDIIAQIFKIYRVQRTSSLLDDMKELGYTICTLSGLTVGVTDVPNLTQKPEIIEKAHKQVASISKQFRRGLITDTERHDRVISVWNDTKDEIQQLLIDSFDPTNPISMMSDSGARGNISNFTQLAGMRGLMAAPNGGMMEIPVLSNFREGLSVMEMFMSTHGARKGMTDTALKTANSGYLTRRLVDVAQDVIVREEDCGTDRGLVVSSIMEGTDMIEPLYDRLVGRYTQKTVKDPKTGDVLVPRGVLMDETIAQKVVDAGVTHVTIRSAFTCDTKHGVCKKCYGRNLATGEEVEIGEAVGTVAAQSIGEPGTQLTMRNFHTGGVAGGDDITQGLPRVQEIVEARNPKGLAVISEVDGTITAIDENPAEHTKEITVEGDIDTRTYSVPYTSSVAVAEGDHVKRGGKLTTGSIDPKELIKVTNVLHTENYLLAEVQKVYRMQGVDISDKHFEVMIRQMLRKIRILDPGDTDVLPGQLMDISQFTDHNRETLFNGGIPATGRPVLLGITKASLETNSFLSAASFQETTRVLTDASIRGKNDPLLGLKENVIIGKLIPAGTGMAKYNHMEPKKTGPMADNSLNGAYTISDIEAQMKAEDAAKSEK from the coding sequence TTGATAGACGTTAATAAATTCGATAGTATGCAAATTGGTTTAGCATCTTCTGATAAGATTCGTAGTTGGTCTTATGGTGAAGTTAAAAAACCAGAAACTATTAACTACCGTACTTTAAAACCAGAAAAAGATGGTCTATTCGATGAAAGAATCTTTGGACCAACTAAAGACTGGGAATGTGCCTGTGGTAAATACAAACGTATCCGTTATAAGGGTATTGTTTGTGACCGCTGTGGTGTTGAAGTTACTCGTTCAAAAGTTCGTCGTGAACGTATGGCTCATATTGAATTAGCAGCCCCTGTATCACATATCTGGTACTTTAAGGGTATCCCATCACGTATGGGACTTGTTTTGGACATGAGCCCAAGAAACTTGGAAGAAGTAATCTACTTTGCATCATACGTAGTTATCGACCCAGGTGATACAGATCTAGAAAAGAAACAACTATTAACTGAAACAGAATATCGTAAGAAGCGTGAAGAATTTGGTAAGAAATTCGTCGCTGAAATGGGTGCCGAAGGTATCCGTGATCTTCTTAGACAAGTAGATATGGATGCTGAAGTTAAAGATTTACGTGAAAAATTAAAGACTGTTCAAGGTCAAAAACGTACACGTGCTATCAGACGTTTGGATATCCTCAGTGCTTTCCAAAAGTCAGGTAACAAGCCGGAGTGGATGATAATGGAAGCAATTCCCGTTATCCCACCTGATCTTCGTCCAATGGTTCAACTAGAAGGTGGCCGTTTCGCTACTTCCGATTTGAACGATTTGTACCGTCGTGTTATCAACCGTAACAACCGTTTGAAGAGATTGCTAGACTTAAATGCTCCTAACATCATTGTTCAAAACGAAAAGAGAATGTTACAAGAAGCTGTTGATGCCTTGATTGATAATGGTCGTCGTGGTCGTCCTGTTACAGGACCTGGTAACCGTCCATTGAAGTCACTTTCACATATGCTTAAAGGTAAGCAAGGACGTTTCCGTCAGAACTTACTAGGTAAGCGTGTTGACTATTCAGGACGTTCAGTTATTGATGTTGGACCTACATTGAAGTTCTATCAATGTGGATTACCTCGTGAAATGGCTTTGGAATTGTTCAAACCATTCGTAATGCATGAACTTGTTAAAAGAGAGATTGCTTCTAACGTTAAAAATGCTAGAAGAAAGATCGACAGACAAGATGATGACATCTGGGATGTACTAGAAGACGTTATCAAAGAACGTCCAGTATTATTAAACCGTGCCCCTACACTTCATAGACTTGGTATTCAAGCCTTTGAACCTGTATTGGTTGATGGTAAGTCAATTCGTTTGCATCCACTTGCTTGTGAAGCTTACAATGCCGATTTTGATGGTGATCAGATGGCTATCCATGTGCCACTATCAGACGAAGCTCAAGCTGAAGCACGTATGTTGATGCTTGCTGCTCACCATATCCTTGCTCCTAAAGATGGTAAGCCTATCGTTACACCTTCACAGGATGTTGTTTTAGGTAACTACTATCTAACAATTGAAACAAGACATATGACTGGTGAAGGTAAGATCTTCAAGGATTCAAATGAAGTTCAAACAGCACTTTTGAATGGTGATATTCATTATCATACAAGAATTGGTATCGCTGTTGACTCAATGCCTAACAAGCCATTCAAGGATGAACAAAGAGATAAAGTTATGATTACTAGTGTTGGTAAGGTAATCTTTAACGAAATTCTCCCAGAAGATTTCCCATACTTGAATGAACCAACTGATGATAACTTGAAGAATGGAGTTCCTGACAAGTACTTCTTAGGTAAGGGTGAAGACATTAATAAACGTCTTGATGATATGGACCTAGTAGATCCACTTAAGAGTGGTTACCTATCAGATATCATTGCTCAAATCTTTAAGATTTACCGTGTTCAAAGAACATCATCACTTCTTGATGATATGAAGGAATTAGGTTACACAATTTGTACATTATCTGGTTTAACAGTTGGTGTTACAGATGTTCCTAACTTAACTCAAAAACCTGAAATTATTGAAAAAGCCCATAAACAAGTTGCTTCAATTTCTAAGCAATTCCGTCGTGGACTTATCACAGATACTGAACGTCATGACCGTGTTATCAGTGTTTGGAACGATACAAAGGATGAGATTCAACAATTGTTGATTGATTCATTTGATCCTACCAACCCTATTTCAATGATGTCTGACTCTGGTGCCCGTGGTAACATTTCAAACTTTACTCAACTAGCTGGTATGCGTGGACTAATGGCTGCCCCTAATGGTGGTATGATGGAAATTCCTGTTCTTTCTAACTTCCGTGAAGGCCTATCTGTTATGGAAATGTTCATGTCAACCCATGGTGCTCGTAAAGGTATGACTGATACAGCTTTGAAGACTGCTAACTCAGGTTACTTAACACGTCGTCTAGTTGATGTTGCTCAAGATGTTATCGTTCGTGAAGAAGATTGTGGTACTGACCGTGGACTTGTTGTAAGTTCAATTATGGAAGGTACAGATATGATCGAACCATTGTATGACAGACTTGTTGGTCGTTATACACAAAAGACAGTTAAAGATCCTAAGACAGGTGATGTCTTGGTACCTCGTGGTGTCTTGATGGATGAAACAATTGCTCAAAAAGTTGTTGATGCTGGTGTTACTCATGTGACAATTCGTTCTGCATTTACATGTGATACAAAGCATGGTGTATGTAAGAAATGTTACGGTAGAAACCTTGCTACTGGTGAAGAAGTTGAAATTGGTGAAGCAGTTGGTACAGTTGCTGCTCAATCAATCGGTGAACCAGGTACACAATTAACTATGAGAAACTTCCATACCGGTGGTGTTGCTGGTGGTGACGATATTACTCAAGGACTTCCTCGTGTTCAAGAAATTGTTGAAGCTAGAAATCCTAAAGGTCTTGCCGTTATTTCAGAAGTTGATGGTACAATTACTGCCATCGATGAGAATCCAGCTGAACATACTAAGGAAATCACTGTTGAAGGTGATATCGATACTAGAACTTATAGTGTTCCTTATACATCAAGTGTTGCGGTTGCCGAAGGTGACCATGTCAAACGTGGTGGTAAGTTAACTACAGGTTCAATCGATCCTAAGGAATTGATCAAAGTTACAAACGTTCTACATACAGAAAACTACTTGCTTGCTGAAGTTCAAAAAGTTTACCGTATGCAGGGTGTTGATATCTCTGATAAGCATTTCGAGGTTATGATCAGACAAATGCTTAGAAAGATCCGTATTCTTGATCCTGGTGATACAGATGTATTGCCTGGTCAATTGATGGATATTTCTCAATTTACTGACCATAACCGTGAGACATTGTTCAATGGTGGAATTCCTGCTACTGGACGTCCTGTTCTTCTTGGTATTACTAAGGCTTCTCTTGAAACAAATAGTTTCTTGTCAGCCGCTTCCTTCCAGGAAACAACGAGAGTTCTTACTGATGCTTCAATTCGTGGTAAGAACGATCCACTTCTTGGACTTAAGGAAAATGTTATTATTGGTAAACTTATTCCTGCCGGTACTGGTATGGCTAAGTACAACCATATGGAACCTAAGAAGACTGGCCCTATGGCAGATAATTCTTTGAATGGTGCATACACAATTTCTGACATCGAAGCTCAAATGAAAGCTGAAGATGCAGCTAAATCAGAAAAATAA
- a CDS encoding DNA-directed RNA polymerase subunit beta, producing MTYHNVNYGAHRVRRSYAKIKEVLPLPNLIDIQTNSYKWFLDEGLKDMFDDIMPIDDFAGNLSLEYVGYKLLEPKYTVEEARQHDANFSAPLHVTLKLTNHETGEIKTQDVFFGDFPIMTEQGTFIINGAERVIVSQLVRSPGIYYNQDTDKNGRENYGTTVIPNRGAWLEFETDAKGLGYVRIDRTRKLPISELVRALGFGSDSEILDIFGENDTLNLTLEKDVHKDTNDSRVEEALKDIYERLRPGEPKTADSSRSLLYARFFDPRRYDLAPVGRYKINKKLNLKTRLLNKTLAETLADPDTGEVILAKDTLIDRDAMNKLSPYLEKDDFKMVTLTPSDEGVLTDPIAVQSIKVYSEADNEKVVNVIGNGHIPEENRTITPADILAGINYFLNLKENIGTTDDIDHLGNRRIRSVGELLQNQFRIGLSRMERVVRERMSIQDSATVTPQQLINIRPVVASIKEFFGSSQLSQFMDQTNPLGELEHKRRLSALGPGGLTRDRAGYEVRDVHYTHYGRMCPIETPEGPNIGLINNLASYAIINKYGFIETPYRRVSWGTHKVTDKIDYLTADEEDNYVVAQANTPLNDDGSFADNTILARHKDDNIETTPEKVDYMDVSPKQVVSVATACIPFLENDDSNRALMGANMQRQAVPLINPHAPFVGTGMEYIAAHDSGAALLSQNDGVVEYVDAKKITIKRDEDGTTDDYKVTKFRRSNNGKSYNQRPIVHKDEKVKKGDIIADGPAMENGELALGQNPLIAFMTWNMYNYEDAIVLSEKLVREDAYTSIHIEEYESEARDTKLGPEEITREIPNVGEDSLKDLDEFGIIRIGAEVRDGDILVGKVTPKGVTELSAEERLLHAIFGEKAREVRDTSLRVPHGGGGIIQDVKVFTREAGDELDPGVNMLVRVYIAQKRKIQVGDKMSGRHGNKGTVSIVVPEEDMPYMPDGTPVDILLNPMGVPSRMNIGQVLDLHLGMAARKLGIHVTTPVFDGVSNDELWDIVKEADMDSDGKSILYDGRTGEPFKNRVSVGVMYYLKLAHMVDDKLHARSIGPYSLVTQQPLGGKAQFGGQRFGEMEVWALEAYGAAYTLQEILTYKSDDIVGRVKTYEAIVKGESIPKPGVPESFRVLVKELQALGLDMKVLDAHKKEIELRDMDDDEDTVSVDALSKFAKEQEQKRAEEEAKKLEASKDSTETSTKSEN from the coding sequence TTGACTTATCATAACGTTAATTATGGTGCACACCGTGTTCGTCGTAGTTATGCAAAGATCAAGGAAGTACTTCCACTGCCAAATTTGATTGACATTCAAACAAATTCTTATAAATGGTTCTTAGATGAAGGACTAAAAGATATGTTTGATGACATTATGCCAATTGATGACTTTGCGGGAAACCTTTCTTTGGAATACGTCGGTTACAAGTTACTAGAACCAAAATATACCGTTGAAGAAGCAAGACAACATGATGCTAATTTCTCGGCACCATTGCATGTAACATTAAAATTGACTAATCATGAAACTGGCGAAATTAAGACACAAGATGTTTTCTTTGGCGATTTCCCAATCATGACAGAGCAAGGAACTTTCATCATCAACGGTGCTGAACGTGTAATTGTTTCTCAATTAGTACGTTCACCTGGTATTTATTACAATCAAGATACAGATAAAAATGGCCGTGAAAACTATGGTACAACTGTTATTCCTAACCGTGGTGCTTGGTTGGAATTTGAAACAGATGCTAAAGGATTAGGCTATGTAAGAATTGATAGAACTAGAAAACTACCTATTTCTGAATTAGTTAGAGCTTTAGGATTTGGTAGCGATTCTGAAATTCTTGATATTTTTGGTGAAAATGACACATTGAATTTGACTCTTGAAAAAGATGTTCATAAAGATACAAATGATTCACGTGTTGAAGAAGCTTTAAAAGATATTTATGAAAGACTCCGTCCTGGTGAACCCAAGACTGCAGATAGTTCTCGTTCATTGCTATATGCTAGATTCTTTGACCCACGTAGATATGATTTGGCTCCTGTTGGTCGTTATAAGATCAATAAGAAATTAAATCTTAAAACAAGACTTTTGAATAAGACATTAGCTGAAACATTGGCTGATCCTGATACAGGTGAAGTTATTTTAGCTAAGGACACACTTATTGACCGTGATGCAATGAACAAATTGAGTCCATATCTTGAAAAAGATGATTTCAAGATGGTTACTTTGACTCCTTCTGATGAGGGTGTTTTGACAGACCCAATTGCTGTTCAATCAATCAAGGTTTATTCAGAAGCTGATAATGAAAAAGTTGTTAATGTTATTGGTAACGGTCATATTCCGGAAGAAAACCGTACAATTACACCAGCTGACATTCTAGCTGGAATTAACTACTTCTTAAACTTGAAGGAAAACATCGGTACAACAGATGATATTGATCATTTGGGTAACCGTCGTATTCGTTCAGTTGGTGAATTATTGCAAAATCAATTCCGTATCGGTTTGTCACGTATGGAACGTGTTGTTCGTGAAAGAATGTCAATTCAAGATTCTGCAACTGTTACACCTCAACAATTGATCAATATCAGACCAGTTGTTGCTTCAATCAAGGAATTCTTTGGTTCATCACAATTGTCACAATTCATGGATCAAACTAACCCTCTTGGTGAACTAGAACACAAGCGTCGTCTTTCAGCCCTTGGACCTGGTGGTTTGACTCGTGATCGTGCTGGATATGAAGTTCGTGATGTTCACTATACTCACTATGGTCGTATGTGTCCTATTGAAACTCCTGAAGGCCCTAATATCGGACTTATCAATAACTTGGCTTCATACGCTATTATTAACAAGTATGGTTTCATCGAAACACCATATCGTCGTGTTTCATGGGGAACTCATAAGGTAACTGATAAGATTGATTACTTGACTGCTGATGAAGAAGATAACTATGTTGTTGCTCAAGCCAATACACCATTGAATGATGATGGTTCATTTGCTGACAACACAATTTTGGCTCGTCACAAGGATGACAATATTGAAACGACTCCTGAAAAAGTCGATTACATGGATGTTTCTCCTAAGCAAGTAGTTTCTGTAGCTACTGCATGTATTCCTTTCTTGGAAAATGATGATTCTAACCGTGCCTTGATGGGTGCCAACATGCAACGTCAAGCTGTTCCTTTGATCAATCCACATGCACCATTTGTTGGTACTGGTATGGAATATATTGCTGCGCATGATTCTGGTGCTGCTTTGTTATCCCAAAATGATGGTGTTGTTGAATATGTTGATGCTAAAAAGATTACGATCAAGCGTGATGAAGATGGCACAACTGACGACTATAAGGTAACCAAATTCCGTCGTTCAAATAATGGTAAGAGTTACAACCAAAGACCTATCGTTCATAAGGATGAAAAGGTTAAGAAGGGTGACATTATCGCCGATGGTCCTGCAATGGAAAACGGTGAATTAGCCCTTGGACAAAATCCACTTATCGCCTTCATGACATGGAATATGTATAACTATGAAGATGCGATCGTTCTTTCAGAAAAATTAGTGCGTGAAGATGCTTATACTTCAATTCATATTGAAGAGTACGAATCAGAAGCACGTGATACAAAACTTGGACCTGAAGAAATCACTCGTGAAATTCCTAATGTTGGTGAAGATTCATTGAAGGATCTTGATGAATTCGGAATTATCCGTATTGGTGCTGAAGTTCGTGATGGTGATATCTTAGTTGGTAAAGTTACACCTAAGGGTGTTACAGAATTATCAGCTGAAGAGAGATTACTTCATGCAATCTTTGGTGAAAAGGCTCGTGAAGTTCGTGATACTTCACTTCGTGTACCACATGGTGGTGGCGGAATTATCCAAGATGTCAAAGTCTTCACTCGTGAAGCTGGTGACGAACTTGATCCCGGTGTTAACATGTTAGTTCGTGTTTACATTGCTCAAAAGCGTAAGATTCAAGTTGGTGACAAGATGTCTGGTCGTCATGGTAACAAAGGTACTGTTTCAATCGTTGTACCAGAGGAAGATATGCCATATATGCCAGATGGTACCCCAGTAGATATTCTTTTGAATCCAATGGGTGTTCCTTCTCGTATGAATATTGGACAAGTTCTTGATCTTCATTTAGGTATGGCTGCTAGAAAACTTGGTATCCACGTTACAACACCTGTTTTCGATGGTGTAAGTAATGATGAACTTTGGGATATTGTTAAAGAAGCCGACATGGATTCCGATGGTAAGTCGATCCTTTATGATGGACGTACTGGTGAACCATTTAAGAACCGTGTTTCTGTTGGTGTCATGTACTACTTGAAACTAGCTCACATGGTTGATGATAAGCTTCATGCTCGTTCAATCGGACCATACTCACTAGTTACTCAACAACCACTTGGTGGTAAAGCACAATTTGGTGGTCAGAGATTTGGTGAAATGGAAGTTTGGGCCCTTGAAGCTTACGGTGCTGCATATACACTTCAAGAAATCTTGACATATAAGTCTGATGATATTGTAGGTCGTGTGAAGACTTATGAAGCTATTGTTAAGGGTGAAAGTATTCCTAAACCTGGTGTTCCTGAATCATTCCGTGTTCTTGTCAAAGAATTACAAGCTTTGGGATTGGACATGAAAGTTCTAGATGCACATAAGAAAGAAATTGAACTTAGAGACATGGATGACGATGAAGACACAGTTAGTGTTGACGCTTTGTCTAAGTTTGCTAAGGAACAAGAACAAAAACGTGCTGAAGAAGAAGCTAAGAAGCTGGAAGCATCAAAGGATTCAACTGAAACTAGTACAAAATCAGAAAACTAG
- a CDS encoding prepilin peptidase, producing MELFLQIIVFILGACIISFLKVIAQDYPNINYSRRSMCDYCHRILRWYEIIPIVGYFIVHGKCSSCKKQINFYNPLQEFCGGFLIYLTYHFNNLSYLPLILMLIVLGFADSFYGYIYPIFYWLSLPTIIWHFSKVHLVSALLTYGLLLILNKIYPLGLADIEVIAILMLIFNLTTVLTIVTVACFLCILKFLVNKKRSFRFIPYLTVSTGIIYLIFSFKILAKSFAI from the coding sequence ATGGAACTTTTTTTACAAATTATTGTTTTCATCCTAGGAGCTTGCATTATCTCCTTTCTAAAAGTAATTGCACAAGACTACCCAAATATCAACTATTCAAGACGTTCAATGTGTGATTACTGTCATAGAATTCTACGATGGTATGAAATTATCCCTATAGTAGGTTATTTCATAGTTCATGGTAAATGCTCCAGTTGTAAAAAGCAAATCAATTTTTACAATCCATTACAAGAATTTTGCGGTGGGTTCTTAATCTATCTAACCTACCACTTCAACAATCTCAGTTACTTACCACTAATATTAATGTTGATTGTTTTGGGCTTTGCTGACTCTTTTTATGGTTACATTTATCCGATTTTTTATTGGCTAAGTTTGCCAACCATAATTTGGCACTTCTCCAAAGTACATTTAGTCAGTGCATTACTGACATATGGTCTTCTTTTGATTCTTAATAAAATTTACCCACTAGGCTTGGCCGACATTGAAGTAATTGCTATCCTAATGTTAATTTTCAATTTAACAACTGTATTAACAATTGTTACTGTAGCTTGTTTTCTCTGCATTCTTAAATTCTTAGTAAATAAAAAAAGATCATTTCGATTCATCCCCTATTTGACTGTTTCTACGGGCATCATCTACTTGATCTTTTCATTTAAAATTCTGGCAAAATCTTTTGCAATTTAA
- the rpsL gene encoding 30S ribosomal protein S12 codes for MPTINQLVRKGRKSTVSKSDAPALNYGYNSMKKVATKNPAPQKRGVATRVGTMTPKKPNSALRKYARVRLSNLIEVTAYIPGIGHNLQEHSVVLVRGGRVKDLPGVRYHVVRGALDTAGVDGRMQSRSKYGAKKPKK; via the coding sequence ATGCCTACAATTAATCAATTAGTTCGCAAAGGCCGTAAGTCAACAGTATCTAAATCAGATGCTCCTGCATTAAACTATGGCTACAATAGTATGAAGAAAGTTGCTACAAAGAACCCGGCTCCACAAAAACGTGGTGTTGCAACTCGTGTCGGAACAATGACACCTAAGAAACCTAACTCAGCTTTACGTAAGTATGCCCGTGTTAGATTATCAAACCTTATTGAAGTAACAGCATATATCCCAGGAATTGGTCATAACTTACAAGAGCATAGTGTTGTCCTTGTCCGTGGTGGACGTGTAAAGGATCTACCTGGTGTTCGTTATCACGTTGTTCGTGGTGCCTTAGATACAGCCGGTGTTGATGGACGTATGCAAAGTCGTTCAAAATATGGTGCTAAGAAGCCTAAGAAATAA
- the rpsG gene encoding 30S ribosomal protein S7: MRKGRAPKRDVLPDPMYNSKLVTRLINHLMYDGKRGTASTILYRAFDIIKDKTGNEPLDVFEEAMNNVMPVLEVKARRIGGSNYQIPIEVRPDRRTTLGLRWITSYARLRGEHTMDERLANEIMDAANNTGAAVKKREDTHKMADANRAFAHYRW; the protein is encoded by the coding sequence ATGCGTAAAGGTAGAGCTCCAAAACGTGATGTTTTGCCAGATCCAATGTACAATTCAAAGCTAGTAACTCGTTTGATTAACCACTTAATGTATGATGGTAAAAGAGGTACTGCTTCAACAATTTTATATCGTGCATTCGATATTATTAAGGATAAGACAGGTAACGAACCATTGGACGTGTTTGAAGAAGCAATGAACAATGTTATGCCTGTACTTGAAGTTAAGGCTCGCCGTATCGGTGGTTCTAACTATCAAATTCCTATCGAAGTTCGTCCTGATCGTCGTACTACTTTAGGTCTACGTTGGATCACAAGTTACGCTCGTCTACGTGGTGAACATACTATGGACGAACGTCTTGCAAACGAAATTATGGACGCAGCAAACAATACTGGTGCTGCTGTTAAGAAACGTGAAGATACACATAAGATGGCCGATGCTAACCGTGCATTCGCTCACTATCGCTGGTAG
- a CDS encoding alpha/beta hydrolase has product MQTQELSYQDTKFTLDTYWLDPISDFEKPVDQPLAIICPGGAFKFQSDREAQPIAMKFNASGMHALVLHYQLIEKDKAVYPLALQEMATTLNWLKSQSETHHIDLNKVVLVGFSAGGHVVANFNSIMLNPDERKKIFPEELTVEPAGNILSYSVIDMTIGWPKDEDWSMKISPDIYYWQAQEHLTKHGKPTFIWQTVTDDTVPVMNSIIYAQKMDLLGIPYEMHLFGSGGHGLSLATYVTKHPDGGDYNVYDAKWWELCVNWLKLQKILPEF; this is encoded by the coding sequence TTGCAAACGCAAGAATTATCTTATCAAGATACCAAGTTTACTTTAGATACGTATTGGTTAGATCCAATATCAGACTTTGAGAAACCAGTGGATCAACCACTAGCAATCATTTGTCCGGGGGGAGCATTTAAATTTCAATCCGACCGTGAAGCCCAACCAATTGCTATGAAATTCAATGCTTCAGGAATGCATGCTCTAGTTTTGCATTATCAATTGATTGAAAAGGATAAGGCTGTTTATCCTTTAGCTTTACAAGAAATGGCAACAACCTTGAATTGGTTGAAATCACAGAGTGAAACACATCATATTGATTTGAATAAAGTCGTTTTAGTAGGATTTTCAGCCGGTGGACATGTCGTAGCTAACTTCAATTCGATCATGTTGAATCCCGACGAAAGAAAAAAGATTTTTCCAGAAGAGCTCACAGTAGAACCAGCTGGTAATATTTTGAGCTATTCAGTTATTGATATGACGATCGGTTGGCCTAAGGACGAAGATTGGTCGATGAAGATCAGCCCAGATATTTATTACTGGCAAGCTCAAGAACATTTGACTAAGCATGGCAAACCAACCTTTATTTGGCAGACGGTTACTGATGATACGGTTCCAGTCATGAATTCAATTATTTATGCTCAAAAGATGGACCTTTTAGGGATTCCTTATGAAATGCACTTATTTGGTTCAGGCGGTCATGGATTATCCTTAGCAACTTATGTGACAAAGCACCCTGATGGTGGAGACTATAATGTTTATGACGCCAAATGGTGGGAATTATGTGTAAATTGGCTTAAATTGCAAAAGATTTTGCCAGAATTTTAA